Proteins encoded together in one Chrysemys picta bellii isolate R12L10 chromosome 22, ASM1138683v2, whole genome shotgun sequence window:
- the GTF2F1 gene encoding general transcription factor IIF subunit 1 isoform X2: MTSLGTSSQSVTEYVVRVPKNTPKKYNIMAFNAADKVNFTTWHQAKMERDLSNKKIYQEEEMPESGAGSEFNRKLREEARRKKYGIVLREFKPEDQPWILKVNGKAGRKFKGVKKGGVTENASYYIFTQCPDGAFEAFPVSNWYNFTPVAKHRTLTAEEAEEEWERRNKVLNHFTIMQQRRRKDQDDEEEEKEKKTKKKSSELKIHDLEDDLEMSSDESELSDADGEKAAKPQKKTPLTKKKKKKKGSDDEAFEDSDDGDFEGQEVDYMSDGSSSSQEEAAVGKPKVTKEEDGPKGIDEASESSEESEEEKPAEEKEEEEEEKKAPTPQEKKKKKDSSDESETSEESDIDSEASSALFMAKRKTPPKKERKGSASSSRGNSRPGTPTVDAGSTSSTLRAAASKLEQGKRQSGSGDLPAAKRLKLDAGPQTTSGKSTPQPQSGKSTPSSGDVQLTEEAVRRYLTRKPMTTKDLLKKFQTKKTGLSSEQTVNVLAQILKRLNPERKMINDKMHFFLKE; this comes from the exons GCGAAAATGGAGCGAGATCTCAGCAACAAGAAGATCTACCAGGAAGAGGAGATGCCGGAGTCGGGGGCCGGCAGCGAGTTCAACCGCAAGCTGCGGGAGGAAGCGCGCCGCAAGAAGTACGGCATTGTCCTGCGGGAGTTCAAGCCCGAGGACCAGCCCTGGATCCTCAAGGTCAACGGCAAAGCTGGGCGCAA GTTCAAAGGGGTGAAGAAGGGCGGCGTGACCGAGAACGCCTCCTACTACATCTTCACGCAGTGCCCTGATGGCGCCTTCGAGGCCTTCCCGGTCAGCAACTGGTACAACTTCACCCCCGTGGCCAAGCACCGCACCCTGACGGCcgaggaggcggaggaggagtgGGAGCG gcggAACAAGGTGCTGAACCACTTCACCATCATGCAGCAGCGGCGGCGGAAGGACCAGGAcgacgaggaggaggagaaggagaagaagacCAAGAAGAAGAGCAGCGAGTTGAAGATCCACGACCTGGAGGACGACCTGGAGATGAGCTCAGACGAGAGCGAGCTGAGTGACGCCGACG GGGAGAAGGCGGCCAAGCCCCAGAAGAAAACCCCGCTgaccaagaagaagaagaagaagaagggctCGGACGACGAGGCCTTCGAAGACAGCGACGACGGAGACTTTGAGGGGCAGGAAGTGGATTACATGTCGGACGGGTCCAG CAGTTCGCAGGAGGAGGCAGCAGTGGGGAAGCCCAAGGTGACAAAGGAAGAGGATGGTCCCAAAG GGATCGACGAGGCTAGCGAGAGCAGCGAGGAGAGCGAGGAGGAGAAGCCTGccgaggagaaggaggaggaggaagaggagaagaaggCCCCCACCCCtcaggagaagaagaagaaaaagg ACAGCAGCGATGAGTCAGAGACGTCCGAGGAGAGCGACATCGACAGCGAAGCGTCCTCAGCGCTCTTCATGGCG AAGAGGAAAACTCCTCCCAAGAAGGAGCGGAAGGGGTCGGCCAGCAGCTCCCGGGGGAACAGCCGCCCAGGGACGCCCACTGTGGACGCAGGCAGCACGTCCTCCACGCTGCGAGCTGCAGCCAGCAAGTTGGAGCAAG GGAAGCGGCAGTCGGGATCTGGTGACCTCCCGGCGGCCAAGAGGCTGAAATTGGACGCGGGACCTCAGACAACCTCGGGCAAGTCCACTCCCCAGCCACAGTCGGGCAAGTCCACCCCCAGCAGCGG TGACGTGCAGCTGACGGAAGAGGCCGTGCGCCGCTACCTGACCCGCAAGCCCATGACCACCAAGGACCTGCTGAAGAAGTTCCAGACCAAGAAGACAGGACTGAGCAGCGAGCAGACGGTGAACGTGCTAGCCCAGATCCTCAAGCGCCTCAACCCCGAGCGCAAGATGATCAACGACAAGATGCACTTCTTCCTGAAGGAGTGA
- the ALKBH7 gene encoding alpha-ketoglutarate-dependent dioxygenase alkB homolog 7, mitochondrial → MSLLPTMHRAPPIFRQAPPTMHRAAARLPPARPGPWPRRALCGEAPALVRASGPGVARRLRGQAGVRPGFLSGPEEAALGQEVEPQLRRRRYQFDHWDGAIHGFRETEIAQWSEESREILQRVRDEAFPPGMSQLSLVHVLDLDKSGYIKPHIDSVKFCGCTIAGLSLLSSSVMRLVSEQNPEDWMDLLLPRRSLYILRGPARYEFTHEILKDEESFFDGQKIPRERRISVICRNLPILPAPT, encoded by the exons ATGTCGCtccttcccacaatgcaccgggcGCCGCCCATTTTTCGCCAGGCCCCGCCCACAATGCACCGCGCGGCGGCCCGcctgcccccggcccggcccggcccctggccccggaGGGCGCTGTGCGGGGAGGCCCCGGCGCTGGTGCGGGCCTCGGGCCCGGGCGTGGCGCGGCGGCTGCGGGGCCAGGCGGGGGTGCGGCCCGGCTTCCTCAGCGGCCCCGAGGAGGCGGCGCTGGGCCAAGAGGTGGAGCCGCAGCTGCGCCGCCGCCGCTACCAGTTCGACCATTGGGACGGG GCCATTCATGGCTTCCGGGAAACAGAGATAGCCCAGTGGAGCGAGGAGAGCCGGGAAATCTTGCAGCGGGTCCGGGATGAGGCCTTCCCGCCAGGGATGTCGCAGCTCTCGCTGGTCCACGTCCTCGACCTGGATAAAAGCGGCTACATCAAACCTCACATAGACAGCGTCAAG TTTTGTGGCTGCACAATTGCGGGGCTGTCCTTGCTGTCCTCCAGTGTGATGCGGCTGGTCAGCGAGCAGAACCCAGAGGACTGGATGGACCTGTTGCTGCCGCGCCGCTCGCTGTACATCCTCAG AGGCCCGGCTCGCTATGAGTTCACCCACGAGATCCTCAAAGACGAGGAGTCCTTTTTTGACGGGCAGAAGATCCCCCGAGAGAGGAGGATTTCCGTCATCTGCAGGAACCTGCCTATCCTGCCAGCTCCTACGTAG
- the PSPN gene encoding persephin — MDSSQLLCSVSLILLVRPAVSQPVEGKKPMVMEEPERGTSIRDLLWALLETHMPKGPSLHVPDDPRNLLPYASPGPAKRRQKRRPLAGSRLWEHPEGQECRLRSLLLRVKDLALGYDSEETILFKYCSGSCPKARTNHDLTLSMLLQKSEIPALGEEKIVGDPCCRPTHYEDVAFLDNSHQWHEVEKLSASACSCVG; from the exons ATGGATTCATCCCAGCTCCTCTGCAGCGTCTCGCTCATCCTCCTGGTCAGACCCGCTGTCTCCCAGCCAGTGGAAGGCAAGAAGCCCATGGTGATGGAAGAGCCAGAGCGGGGTACCAGCATCAGGGACCTGCTCTGGGCACTCCTAG agacGCACATGCCAAAGGGACCTTCCCTGCACGTCCCGGATGACCCTAGAAACCTGCTGCCCTATGCCTCCCCCGGGCCGGCCAAGCGCCGTCAGAAACGGAGGCCGCTGGCTGGCAGCCGCTTGTGGGAGCACCCAGAGGGGCAGGAGTGCCGGCTGCGGAGTTTGCTCCTGCGCGTCAAGGACCTGGCCCTGGGCTACGACTCCGAGGAGACCATCCTGTTCAAGTATTGCAGCGGGAGCTGCCCCAAGGCCCGCACCAACCACGACCTGACGCTCTCCATGCTGCTCCAGAAGAGTGAGATCCCGGCCCTGGGCGAGGAGAAGATCGTTGGCGACCCCTGCTGCCGGCCAACGCACTACGAGGACGTGGCCTTCCTGGACAACAGCCACCAGTGGCACGAGGTGGAGAAGCTCTCGGCTTCTGCCTGCTCCTGCGTGGGCTGA